The Saccharomonospora glauca K62 genome has a segment encoding these proteins:
- a CDS encoding sodium:solute symporter — protein MRALDLAIIAIFLVGSPLLGILLGGKQKSSTDYFVGSRQVPWWAVTFSVVATETSTLTVISVPTVAYLGNITYLQLAIGYLIGRILVAFVLLPRYYAGDLVSAYGLLGTRFGKRMQGTASITFLVTRLLADGVRLFATAIPVKMVLSALGLDVSYWVIIAAIALVAVVYTYLGGIKAVIWVDAIQMGIYVLGAVAAVFFLAGKLPDGWFGSLADEGKFQFFDFSSNIITNQYAFVTAVVGGALFAMASHGSDQLMVQRLLACKNVRDSQKAVIASGVVVFFQFALFLLVGAMLWSFYDGAAPDSLGLSNNDELFPKFIVEQLPSGLSGLLIAGILAAAMSTISSSLNSLSTSTVSDIYQRVTKKELPDSVVLKQAKLWTLIWAVVFVVFASMFTSTDQPVVEVGLSIASYTYGALLGAFALGILVKRARQTDAIIAFVATIVVAAVFVLGITFTVDGTEAGLAFPWYVPLGVVVTLVVGGLLSLRHPAPETDEPDQVKEAA, from the coding sequence ATGCGCGCACTGGACCTCGCGATCATCGCGATATTCCTGGTCGGGTCGCCGCTGCTGGGCATTCTGCTCGGCGGTAAGCAGAAATCCTCGACCGACTACTTCGTCGGCAGCCGACAGGTGCCGTGGTGGGCGGTGACGTTCTCCGTCGTCGCCACCGAGACGTCCACGCTGACGGTGATCAGCGTGCCGACCGTGGCCTATCTGGGGAACATCACGTACCTCCAGCTCGCGATCGGTTACCTCATCGGTCGCATCCTGGTGGCCTTCGTGCTGCTGCCGCGGTACTACGCCGGTGACCTCGTCAGCGCCTACGGTCTCCTCGGCACACGGTTCGGCAAGAGGATGCAGGGCACCGCGTCGATCACCTTCCTGGTCACCCGCCTGCTCGCCGACGGCGTGCGGCTGTTCGCGACCGCGATCCCGGTCAAGATGGTGCTCTCCGCGCTCGGCCTCGACGTGTCCTACTGGGTGATCATCGCCGCCATCGCCCTGGTCGCCGTCGTCTACACCTACCTGGGCGGGATCAAGGCGGTCATCTGGGTGGACGCCATCCAGATGGGCATCTACGTCCTCGGCGCGGTGGCCGCCGTGTTCTTCCTCGCGGGCAAGCTCCCCGACGGCTGGTTCGGCTCGCTGGCCGACGAGGGCAAGTTCCAGTTCTTCGACTTCTCGTCGAACATCATCACCAACCAGTACGCGTTCGTCACCGCCGTCGTGGGCGGCGCGCTGTTCGCGATGGCCTCGCACGGCTCCGACCAACTCATGGTGCAGCGTCTGCTGGCCTGCAAGAACGTGCGCGACAGTCAAAAGGCCGTGATCGCCAGCGGTGTGGTGGTGTTCTTCCAGTTCGCGCTGTTCCTGCTGGTGGGCGCGATGCTCTGGTCGTTCTACGACGGCGCCGCCCCGGACTCGCTCGGGTTGTCGAACAACGACGAGCTGTTCCCGAAGTTCATCGTCGAGCAGCTGCCCAGCGGGCTGTCCGGTCTGCTGATCGCGGGCATCCTGGCCGCGGCCATGAGCACGATCTCCTCGTCGCTGAACTCGCTGTCGACCTCCACCGTCAGCGACATCTACCAGCGGGTGACGAAGAAGGAGCTGCCCGACTCCGTCGTGCTGAAGCAGGCCAAGCTGTGGACGCTGATCTGGGCGGTCGTGTTCGTGGTGTTCGCGTCGATGTTCACGAGCACCGACCAGCCGGTGGTCGAGGTCGGCCTGAGCATCGCCAGCTACACCTACGGCGCGCTGCTCGGTGCGTTCGCCCTCGGCATTCTCGTCAAGCGGGCGCGCCAGACCGACGCGATCATCGCGTTCGTGGCCACGATCGTCGTGGCGGCCGTGTTCGTCCTCGGTATCACCTTCACCGTCGACGGCACGGAAGCCGGGCTGGCGTTCCCGTGGTACGTGCCGCTCGGCGTCGTGGTGACGCTCGTGGTCGGCGGTCTGCTCTCGCTGCGCCACCCGGCCCCGGAGACCGACGAGCCGGATCAGGTGAAGGAAGCGGCCTGA
- a CDS encoding acylphosphatase, whose amino-acid sequence MTDETETTRLTAWVHGMVQGVGFRWWTRSRALEFGLVGRATNLPDGRVEVVAEGPRDACERLLGALRSGETPGRVDHVAELWSEPRGGLVGFVER is encoded by the coding sequence GTGACTGACGAGACTGAGACGACACGTCTGACGGCGTGGGTGCACGGCATGGTGCAGGGAGTCGGTTTTCGCTGGTGGACCAGGAGTCGGGCGCTGGAGTTCGGCCTCGTGGGCCGCGCCACCAATCTCCCGGACGGGCGGGTGGAGGTCGTGGCCGAGGGGCCACGGGACGCGTGCGAGCGCCTGCTGGGGGCGCTTCGCTCCGGAGAAACACCCGGTCGGGTGGACCACGTGGCGGAGCTGTGGTCCGAGCCGCGAGGCGGTCTGGTCGGTTTCGTCGAACGCTGA
- the smc gene encoding chromosome segregation protein SMC — translation MHLKSLTLKGFKSFASATTLRFEPGITCVVGPNGSGKSNVLDALRWVMGTQGAKDLRGGKMEDVIFAGTAGRPPLGRAEVTLTIDNSDGALPIEYTEVSITRRMFRDGASEYEINGSTCRLLDIQELLSDSGIGREMHVIVGQGQLSEILQAKPEERRAFIEEAAGVLKHRKRKEKALRKLTAMQANLDRLNDLTAELRRQLKPLGKQAEIARRAQVIQAELRDAKLRLYADDLVTQRREIAKDEADERAARARRAEVERTLEFVTSEQTELEETLAEDAPKLTAAQDTWYKLSALAERLRGTVRLAAERKRHLSADVDTGGTGRDPEELLAEAERVAEREAELTEAVSEARAVLDEVVERREHLEQVVQAAEHAHLAAVRAIADRREGIAKLSGQVEALRSKSNATAEEIERLSSGISDAVARAEAAAESVEEARAEGGVEDSDDEVLRDRHERAVEAHKAAKARVEELVKAERAAERDIASEKARVDALSMGLRRKDGAGALLGAADDLPGLLGSVAALLTVEPGYEVALAAALGPVADAVAVAEGDNAVAALRYLKDNDAGRAGLLVGAATTDEDRADLPPLPAGARWAREVVSAPEALRPAVDHALRRVAVVSSLDDARALVAEHPDVTAVTGDGDVLGAHWAMGGSARDESVIEVQAAVDEARERLAAAERALERTAAELEGARAEQQDRRAELERAKEALNEAKVRRARSAERLSSLEKAARSARAEVERLTAQREKVERTREDVLSQLAELEERLAVVAEQPVDTDIDTSERDEAAEALAEVRQEEMEARLALRTAEERARSIAGKADSLRRAAEAERQARERAEKARRARERGAAIAAAVVEGGETALARIETSLQRAAAERDAIQARREHTEQALNQVRNRVRELTVELEKLTDAVHRDEVARAEQRLRLEQLEARIAEEFGIGLDDLVAEYGPDVPVPPGPAEVAEYEAAKERGETVMEPQPIPYDRDTQARRAKRAERDLAQLGKVNPLALEEFAALEERYKFLSTQLEDLKETRKDLLTVVKEVDDKILEVFTEAFHDVAREFETVFSVLFPGGEGRMVLTEPGDMLTTGVDVEARPPGKKVKRLSLLSGGEKSLVAVAMLVAIFRARPSPFYVMDEVEAALDDTNMRRLIGLLEELRESSQLIIITHQKPTMEIADALYGVSMQGDGITKVISQRLRSPDAVEQSA, via the coding sequence GTGCATTTGAAAAGCTTGACGCTCAAGGGCTTCAAGTCCTTCGCGTCGGCGACCACTCTGCGGTTCGAACCCGGTATCACGTGTGTCGTCGGCCCCAATGGTTCGGGCAAGTCGAACGTGCTGGACGCGCTGCGGTGGGTCATGGGCACGCAGGGCGCCAAGGACCTGCGCGGCGGCAAGATGGAGGACGTCATCTTCGCCGGTACCGCGGGGCGACCTCCGCTCGGCCGTGCCGAGGTGACGCTCACCATCGACAACAGCGACGGTGCGCTGCCCATCGAGTACACCGAGGTGTCGATCACGCGCCGCATGTTCCGTGACGGCGCGAGCGAGTACGAGATCAACGGCAGCACGTGCCGGCTGCTCGACATCCAGGAGCTGCTGTCCGACTCCGGCATCGGCCGTGAGATGCACGTGATCGTGGGGCAGGGACAGCTCTCGGAGATCCTCCAGGCCAAGCCCGAGGAGCGCCGGGCCTTCATCGAGGAGGCCGCGGGTGTGCTCAAACACCGCAAGCGCAAGGAGAAGGCGCTTCGCAAGCTCACCGCGATGCAGGCGAACCTTGACCGCCTCAACGACCTCACCGCGGAGCTGCGCCGCCAGCTCAAACCGCTCGGCAAGCAGGCCGAGATCGCCCGCAGGGCCCAGGTGATCCAGGCGGAGTTGCGGGACGCGAAGCTGCGGCTCTACGCCGACGACCTGGTGACGCAGCGCCGCGAGATCGCCAAGGACGAGGCCGACGAGAGGGCCGCGCGGGCCCGCCGCGCCGAGGTGGAGCGGACGCTGGAGTTCGTCACATCGGAGCAGACCGAGCTGGAGGAGACGCTCGCCGAGGACGCGCCGAAGCTGACCGCCGCGCAGGACACCTGGTACAAGCTGTCGGCCTTGGCCGAGCGGCTTCGCGGCACCGTGCGCCTGGCGGCCGAGCGCAAGCGACATCTGTCGGCCGACGTGGACACCGGTGGCACGGGACGCGATCCGGAGGAGCTGCTGGCCGAGGCCGAGCGCGTCGCCGAGCGGGAGGCCGAACTCACGGAGGCGGTGTCGGAGGCCCGCGCCGTGCTCGACGAGGTGGTGGAGCGCCGCGAGCACCTCGAACAGGTGGTGCAGGCGGCCGAACACGCGCATCTGGCCGCCGTGCGGGCCATCGCCGACCGTCGTGAGGGGATCGCCAAGCTGTCGGGGCAGGTGGAGGCCCTGCGCAGCAAGAGCAACGCCACCGCCGAGGAGATCGAACGTCTCAGCAGCGGTATCTCCGACGCCGTGGCCCGTGCCGAGGCCGCCGCGGAGAGCGTGGAGGAGGCCCGCGCCGAGGGCGGTGTCGAGGACTCCGACGACGAGGTGCTCCGAGACCGCCACGAACGCGCCGTCGAGGCCCATAAGGCCGCGAAGGCCAGGGTCGAGGAACTCGTCAAGGCGGAACGCGCCGCCGAGCGCGACATCGCGTCGGAGAAGGCGCGGGTCGACGCGCTGTCGATGGGATTGAGACGCAAGGACGGCGCGGGAGCGCTGCTCGGGGCCGCCGACGACCTTCCGGGCCTGCTGGGCTCGGTGGCCGCGTTGCTCACGGTGGAGCCCGGTTACGAGGTGGCTCTCGCCGCCGCGCTCGGGCCCGTGGCCGATGCCGTGGCCGTGGCGGAGGGCGACAACGCGGTCGCCGCGCTGCGTTATCTCAAGGACAACGACGCCGGGCGCGCCGGCCTGTTGGTGGGCGCGGCGACGACGGACGAGGACCGGGCGGACCTGCCCCCGCTGCCCGCCGGGGCGCGGTGGGCGCGTGAGGTGGTCTCCGCTCCGGAGGCACTGCGCCCGGCCGTCGACCACGCGTTGCGCCGGGTCGCCGTGGTGTCGTCGCTCGACGACGCCCGCGCGCTCGTGGCCGAGCACCCGGACGTCACGGCCGTGACCGGGGACGGTGACGTGCTCGGCGCGCACTGGGCGATGGGTGGTTCGGCCCGCGACGAGAGCGTCATCGAGGTGCAGGCGGCGGTTGACGAGGCACGGGAGCGTCTCGCCGCGGCCGAACGCGCGCTGGAGCGCACGGCCGCGGAACTCGAAGGAGCCCGTGCCGAGCAGCAGGACCGCCGTGCCGAACTCGAACGTGCCAAGGAGGCGTTGAACGAGGCCAAGGTGCGCCGGGCTCGGTCGGCGGAGCGGCTGTCGAGCCTGGAGAAGGCCGCCCGTTCCGCGCGGGCGGAGGTCGAACGCCTCACCGCCCAGCGCGAGAAGGTGGAGCGCACGCGCGAGGACGTCCTTTCGCAACTGGCGGAGCTGGAGGAACGCCTCGCGGTGGTCGCCGAGCAGCCGGTGGACACCGACATCGACACGAGCGAACGCGACGAGGCCGCCGAGGCCCTGGCCGAGGTGCGGCAGGAGGAGATGGAGGCCCGGCTCGCCCTCCGCACGGCCGAGGAACGCGCCAGGAGCATCGCGGGAAAGGCCGATTCGCTGAGGCGCGCGGCCGAGGCCGAACGCCAGGCGCGGGAGCGGGCCGAGAAGGCCCGTCGCGCGCGGGAACGGGGCGCGGCGATCGCGGCCGCCGTCGTGGAGGGCGGCGAGACCGCGCTCGCCCGCATCGAGACGTCGTTGCAGCGTGCCGCCGCCGAACGCGACGCCATCCAGGCCCGCCGGGAACACACCGAGCAGGCGTTGAACCAGGTGCGTAACCGGGTGCGGGAACTGACGGTGGAGCTGGAGAAGCTCACCGACGCGGTGCACCGGGACGAGGTGGCGCGGGCCGAGCAACGCCTGCGGCTGGAGCAGCTCGAAGCCCGGATCGCGGAGGAGTTCGGCATCGGCCTCGACGACCTCGTGGCCGAGTACGGGCCGGACGTGCCCGTGCCGCCCGGCCCCGCCGAGGTGGCCGAGTACGAGGCCGCGAAGGAACGCGGTGAGACGGTGATGGAGCCCCAGCCCATCCCGTACGACCGGGATACGCAGGCGCGCCGGGCCAAGCGCGCCGAGCGCGACCTCGCCCAGCTCGGCAAGGTCAACCCGCTGGCCCTGGAGGAGTTCGCCGCGCTGGAGGAACGCTACAAGTTCCTGTCCACCCAGCTCGAAGACCTCAAGGAGACCCGCAAGGACCTGCTCACCGTCGTCAAGGAGGTCGACGACAAGATCCTGGAGGTCTTCACCGAGGCGTTCCACGACGTGGCCCGCGAGTTCGAGACCGTGTTCTCCGTGTTGTTCCCCGGCGGTGAGGGACGCATGGTGCTCACCGAGCCGGGTGACATGCTCACCACGGGCGTCGACGTGGAGGCGCGTCCGCCGGGCAAGAAGGTCAAGCGACTGTCGCTGCTCTCCGGTGGGGAGAAGTCGCTGGTGGCGGTGGCGATGCTGGTGGCGATCTTCCGGGCGCGGCCCTCGCCGTTCTACGTCATGGACGAGGTCGAGGCGGCGCTCGACGACACCAACATGCGCAGGCTCATCGGGCTGCTGGAGGAGCTGCGGGAGAGTTCGCAGCTCATCATCATCACCCACCAGAAGCCCACGATGGAGATCGCCGACGCGCTGTACGGCGTGAGCATGCAGGGCGACGGCATCACCAAGGTGATCTCGCAGCGGTTGCGCTCGCCCGACGCCGTGGAGCAGTCGGCGTAG
- a CDS encoding DUF3239 domain-containing protein codes for MPRMIEQTEHGWPTGDPRRFFDAPIDPEHLRASSPNVYRRAWWLAIGVVVGGGLVALGIWAIATGMDSSETSWPSMVAGVVAVLAGLGLFLRGLLVGNAAKPYRGGQLVPGMVVEHADADVQLLVLADTSRDPAAPPAFAYRLVSFTAREGTRFVPGQPVPCVAHGFVAPPWSRRWWSFDASPVEWASPNAEVVDAAGKAIPREEWDLLLAGARRVADIRRRISRIGRVADEDLTESLRHPPTRLGVPVEWQPDGRARFVGSVGHTTSTT; via the coding sequence ATGCCCCGCATGATCGAACAGACGGAGCACGGTTGGCCGACGGGCGACCCGCGCCGCTTCTTCGACGCCCCGATCGATCCGGAGCACTTGAGAGCCAGCAGTCCGAACGTCTACCGGCGGGCATGGTGGCTCGCGATCGGCGTCGTGGTCGGTGGTGGCCTGGTCGCGCTCGGAATCTGGGCGATCGCCACCGGTATGGACTCCTCCGAGACGTCGTGGCCCTCGATGGTGGCGGGCGTGGTGGCCGTGCTGGCGGGACTCGGGCTGTTCCTGCGCGGCCTCCTGGTGGGCAACGCCGCCAAGCCGTACCGGGGAGGGCAGCTCGTGCCCGGCATGGTGGTGGAGCATGCCGACGCCGACGTGCAGCTCCTCGTTCTTGCCGACACCTCGCGTGATCCCGCGGCGCCGCCCGCGTTCGCTTACCGGCTGGTGAGCTTCACCGCGCGGGAGGGCACGCGGTTCGTGCCGGGGCAGCCGGTGCCGTGCGTGGCACACGGCTTCGTGGCACCGCCGTGGAGCAGGCGTTGGTGGAGTTTCGACGCCTCGCCCGTCGAGTGGGCTTCGCCGAACGCCGAGGTCGTCGACGCGGCGGGGAAGGCGATCCCCCGCGAGGAATGGGACCTGTTGCTGGCCGGAGCACGGCGAGTGGCCGACATCCGCCGGCGAATCTCCCGGATCGGCCGGGTCGCCGACGAGGACCTCACGGAGTCGTTGCGGCATCCGCCCACGCGGCTGGGGGTGCCCGTGGAGTGGCAGCCGGACGGCCGGGCGCGGTTCGTGGGGTCGGTCGGCCACACGACGTCGACGACATGA
- a CDS encoding anhydro-N-acetylmuramic acid kinase, which produces MVESKPELRVVGLLSGTSVDGIDVAVASFRRDGDELTLTPLGHRELRYPEQLRRDILAALPPAECSAEQLTKLDTLVGRAFADAAATAVTEIADGRADLVASLGQTVFHWVEQGKARGTLQLGQPAWIAERTGLPVVADLRVRDVAAGGHGAPLASMLDALWLRATAEREGRPVGALNIGGIANLTVVRPDGSVLAYDTGPGNALLDIAAAEVTGGAQHSDVDGALALRGTVRQDLLSRLLADPYYSSEPPKSTGKEYFHAAYLRQATEGLGPIDGPDLLATLTELTAATVAAECERHGIGTVVASGGGLRNPALVTALRTRITVVPSDDDGLPSDAKEAYLTALLGWLTWNGIPANVPSATGSAGPRLLGAITPGAGPLTLPAPHPHPPTRLRVATPDTP; this is translated from the coding sequence GTGGTAGAAAGCAAGCCCGAGCTCCGCGTCGTAGGGCTCCTCTCCGGAACGTCGGTGGACGGGATCGACGTTGCGGTCGCCTCCTTCCGACGCGACGGTGACGAACTCACCCTGACCCCGCTCGGTCATCGCGAATTGCGTTACCCGGAGCAACTGCGACGTGACATCCTCGCCGCGTTGCCCCCCGCCGAGTGCAGCGCCGAACAACTCACCAAGTTGGACACGCTCGTGGGCCGGGCGTTCGCCGACGCCGCCGCGACGGCCGTCACCGAGATCGCGGACGGCCGCGCCGATCTCGTCGCCTCACTCGGCCAGACCGTGTTCCACTGGGTCGAACAAGGCAAGGCACGAGGCACGCTGCAACTCGGCCAGCCCGCCTGGATCGCCGAACGCACCGGACTCCCCGTCGTGGCGGACCTGCGGGTGCGCGACGTCGCCGCGGGCGGACACGGCGCGCCGCTGGCGAGCATGCTCGACGCGCTGTGGTTGCGCGCGACCGCGGAACGTGAGGGCAGGCCCGTGGGCGCCCTCAACATCGGCGGCATCGCGAACCTCACCGTGGTGCGCCCGGACGGATCGGTGCTCGCCTACGACACCGGGCCGGGCAACGCGCTGCTGGACATCGCCGCCGCCGAGGTGACCGGAGGCGCCCAGCACAGCGACGTCGACGGCGCGCTCGCCCTCCGCGGAACTGTGAGGCAGGACCTGCTGTCGCGATTGCTGGCCGATCCGTACTATTCGAGCGAACCCCCGAAGTCGACCGGCAAGGAGTACTTCCACGCCGCCTACCTCCGGCAGGCCACCGAGGGGCTGGGCCCGATCGACGGCCCCGACCTACTCGCCACGCTGACCGAACTGACGGCGGCGACGGTGGCCGCGGAGTGCGAACGCCACGGCATCGGCACCGTCGTGGCTTCCGGCGGCGGTCTGCGCAATCCCGCTCTCGTGACCGCGCTGCGGACCCGGATCACCGTGGTGCCCAGCGACGACGACGGTCTGCCCTCCGACGCCAAGGAGGCCTACCTCACCGCGCTGCTCGGCTGGCTGACCTGGAACGGAATTCCCGCCAACGTGCCGAGCGCGACGGGCTCGGCGGGACCGCGCCTCCTCGGCGCGATCACGCCGGGGGCAGGTCCGTTGACGCTCCCCGCGCCACACCCGCATCCCCCGACCCGCCTGCGGGTCGCCACCCCCGACACACCGTAG
- the ftsY gene encoding signal recognition particle-docking protein FtsY, whose amino-acid sequence MASVSNTWLWIIVIAAVVLLVALVAGLTIARKRRISLERREEVERPKGGGYQAGGGIALAPGGEGKPASPEPPPHPVSERTETDGEPGVGEDAAVPRDAPRRDIVDVTLPEERTREAVPEPRREPEGSTVEAPTAEPEAPAAESETDTVAEPETEAPAREPETVEPETAPAPPEPEPAPEPVTEAPPEPKEEVAPATGRIERLRGRLAKSRSALGQSLLGLLGAGDLDEDSWQDVEDTLLIADLGAATTTEIVETLRTELSARGVRTSEQARALLREVLVNALGPDSDRAVRALPHTVDGTKQPAVVLVAGVNGTGKTTTTGKLARVLVAQNHKVLLGAADTFRAAAADQLQTWSERVGAEVVRGKEGADPASVAFDAVKRGIDSGVDAVLIDTAGRLHTKTGLMDELGKVKRVVEKQAKVDEVLLVLDATTGQNGLAQARVFSEVVDVTGIVLTKLDGTAKGGIVFQVQRELGVPVKLVGLGEGPDDLAPFEPEAFVDALLA is encoded by the coding sequence ATGGCAAGCGTGTCGAACACCTGGTTGTGGATCATCGTCATCGCGGCCGTCGTGCTCCTGGTCGCACTGGTGGCCGGGCTGACGATCGCACGCAAGCGCCGCATCAGTCTCGAACGCCGCGAGGAAGTGGAACGTCCCAAGGGCGGCGGTTATCAGGCCGGTGGTGGCATCGCGCTGGCGCCGGGTGGTGAAGGGAAACCGGCCTCGCCCGAGCCACCTCCGCATCCGGTGTCCGAACGCACCGAGACCGACGGCGAACCGGGGGTGGGTGAGGACGCCGCCGTGCCCAGGGACGCACCGCGGCGTGACATCGTCGACGTGACCCTGCCCGAGGAACGGACCCGCGAGGCCGTTCCCGAGCCGCGCCGGGAGCCCGAGGGCTCCACGGTGGAAGCGCCCACGGCCGAACCCGAGGCGCCCGCGGCCGAGTCCGAGACGGACACCGTGGCCGAGCCCGAGACGGAGGCGCCGGCGCGGGAGCCCGAGACCGTCGAGCCCGAGACCGCGCCCGCCCCACCGGAACCCGAGCCCGCTCCGGAGCCGGTCACCGAGGCTCCGCCCGAGCCAAAGGAGGAGGTCGCGCCCGCGACCGGACGGATCGAGCGGCTGCGCGGCAGACTGGCCAAGTCGCGGTCCGCACTCGGCCAGAGTCTGCTGGGCCTGCTCGGCGCCGGTGACCTCGACGAGGACTCGTGGCAGGACGTCGAGGACACGTTGCTGATCGCCGACCTCGGCGCGGCCACCACCACCGAGATCGTGGAGACCCTGCGCACCGAGCTGTCCGCCAGGGGAGTGCGCACCTCGGAGCAGGCTCGTGCGCTGCTGAGGGAGGTTCTCGTGAACGCCCTCGGCCCGGATTCCGACCGTGCGGTGCGTGCGCTCCCGCACACCGTCGACGGCACGAAGCAGCCCGCCGTCGTCCTGGTCGCGGGCGTCAACGGCACCGGCAAGACCACCACCACGGGCAAGCTCGCCCGTGTGCTCGTCGCCCAGAACCACAAGGTGCTGCTGGGCGCGGCCGACACGTTCCGCGCCGCCGCCGCCGACCAGCTTCAGACGTGGTCGGAGCGGGTCGGGGCCGAGGTGGTCCGTGGCAAGGAGGGGGCCGACCCCGCGTCGGTGGCTTTCGACGCCGTCAAGCGCGGGATCGACAGCGGCGTGGACGCCGTGCTCATCGACACCGCCGGACGGTTGCACACCAAGACCGGCCTGATGGACGAGTTGGGCAAGGTCAAGCGCGTGGTGGAGAAGCAGGCCAAGGTGGACGAGGTCCTCCTCGTCCTCGACGCCACGACGGGACAGAACGGTCTCGCGCAGGCACGGGTGTTCTCCGAGGTCGTGGACGTCACCGGCATCGTGCTCACCAAGCTGGACGGCACCGCCAAGGGCGGCATCGTGTTCCAGGTGCAGCGGGAGCTGGGTGTTCCGGTGAAGCTGGTCGGCCTCGGCGAAGGGCCCGACGACCTCGCCCCCTTCGAACCGGAGGCGTTCGTCGACGCGTTGCTGGCGTAG
- a CDS encoding SigE family RNA polymerase sigma factor, with the protein MTDPTRNEAIPRRFEDFVQQRLERLLRYATALTCDPHLAEDVVQDVLLRAQRRWDRISSLDAPDAYVRRMVTNEYLSWRRRRAARHVSTTHEALEALSAPVADHATYYAERDAMRARIATLPRKQRAALVLRYYENLTHAEIAGALGCSEGTVRSHISRALSVLRATAPTGAVKEVLA; encoded by the coding sequence GTGACTGATCCGACCCGGAACGAAGCGATACCCCGTCGCTTCGAGGATTTCGTACAGCAGCGGCTCGAACGCCTGTTGCGCTACGCCACGGCGTTGACCTGTGATCCGCACCTGGCGGAGGACGTCGTCCAGGACGTCCTGCTGCGCGCGCAGAGACGCTGGGATCGCATCTCCTCCCTCGACGCACCGGACGCCTACGTGCGGCGCATGGTGACCAACGAGTACCTGTCGTGGCGACGTCGGCGCGCCGCCCGGCACGTCTCGACCACCCACGAAGCGCTGGAGGCACTGTCGGCTCCGGTGGCGGACCACGCCACGTACTACGCCGAGCGGGACGCCATGCGTGCCCGGATCGCGACGCTTCCGCGCAAGCAACGCGCCGCGCTCGTCCTGCGCTACTACGAAAACCTCACCCACGCCGAAATCGCCGGTGCCCTCGGCTGCAGCGAGGGCACCGTCCGCAGCCACATCTCGCGCGCCCTGTCCGTCCTGCGCGCGACCGCTCCCACCGGGGCCGTGAAGGAGGTTCTGGCATGA
- a CDS encoding LCP family protein, with the protein MTDDRTESLIREALAHEANRAVDSAPLRAQLLRRAGRPAFKRVPAALTAAAVAAVAIAAVVVTPQLLGGDPVEQPAAPAAAQSIDNSTLVIAGMDDDGWADAVLLARVRSDGASVVSLPRDTLVEVPGHGQARLSEAYQLGREAALDEGRGDEEADHRGATTLVDTIEELTGTTADHYLLVDTSVVGPVTTAVGGVEVCVNETQHDPFSGADLEAGKQTLSGDQALAFLRQRRGLPEGDLDRVVRLQAFAESLFASVGDARVSLPEIAETLDGHVLTDPKLDVLALAEQFSTWKRPTFATATIPIDDPTAMVPELGAVIGVDEAEVREFVGSFLDGHSDGGDSGEHGPGEPRCVN; encoded by the coding sequence ATGACCGACGACCGCACCGAGTCCTTGATCCGAGAGGCCCTCGCCCACGAGGCGAACCGGGCCGTCGACTCCGCTCCGCTAAGAGCCCAGCTGCTCCGGCGAGCCGGTCGACCCGCCTTCAAACGCGTCCCCGCCGCGCTCACGGCGGCCGCCGTGGCCGCCGTCGCGATCGCCGCCGTGGTTGTCACGCCCCAGCTGCTGGGCGGTGACCCGGTCGAGCAACCCGCCGCTCCGGCGGCCGCCCAGTCGATCGACAACAGCACCCTGGTGATCGCGGGCATGGACGACGACGGGTGGGCCGACGCGGTCCTGCTGGCGCGCGTGCGCTCCGACGGCGCGTCCGTGGTCTCCCTGCCGAGGGACACGCTGGTCGAGGTCCCCGGCCACGGGCAGGCTCGTCTGAGCGAGGCCTACCAGCTCGGTCGCGAGGCCGCGCTCGACGAGGGACGCGGCGACGAGGAGGCCGACCACCGGGGCGCGACGACGCTGGTGGACACGATCGAGGAACTCACCGGCACGACCGCCGACCACTACCTGCTGGTGGACACCTCCGTCGTCGGCCCGGTGACCACGGCGGTCGGCGGCGTCGAGGTGTGCGTGAACGAGACCCAGCACGACCCGTTCTCGGGCGCGGACCTGGAAGCGGGCAAGCAGACCCTCTCCGGCGACCAGGCCCTGGCGTTCCTGCGGCAACGGCGCGGTCTTCCCGAAGGGGACCTCGACCGCGTGGTCCGGTTGCAGGCCTTCGCCGAGTCGCTGTTCGCCTCGGTCGGCGACGCTCGCGTGAGCCTTCCCGAGATCGCCGAGACACTCGACGGACACGTCCTCACCGACCCGAAGCTGGACGTGCTCGCTCTGGCCGAGCAGTTCTCCACGTGGAAGCGCCCCACGTTCGCGACCGCGACAATCCCCATCGACGACCCCACCGCGATGGTGCCGGAGCTGGGCGCCGTGATCGGTGTCGACGAGGCGGAGGTCCGGGAGTTCGTCGGCTCCTTCCTCGACGGTCACAGCGACGGCGGAGACTCCGGTGAGCACGGCCCCGGCGAACCACGCTGCGTGAACTGA